The Amblyomma americanum isolate KBUSLIRL-KWMA chromosome 2, ASM5285725v1, whole genome shotgun sequence genome contains the following window.
AGCAAATTCTTCTCGCATAGGACTTTAATTAAAAAATGGCtacggtttagctctggttaaacctggagtgacgcgatatatAGCTACATATGGCCGAGTTGAACTCACTCagccgaattgcaaagtcagtatttcgccgctctcgaaggaaggaaggaaggaaggaaggaaggaaggaaggaaggaaggaaggaaggaaggaaggaaggaaggaaggaaggaaggaaggaaggaaggaaggaaggaaggaaggaaggaaggaaggaaggaaggaaggaaggaaggaaggaaggaaggaaggaaggaaggaaggaaggaaggaaggaaggaaggaaggaaggaaggaaggaaggaaggaaggaaggaaggaaggaaggaaggaaggaaggaaggaaggaaggaaggaaggaaggaaggaaggaaggaaggaaggcctcagacgttgctggcacatacccactacgggggagtggccaagacacaggcggctaattgctggatacaggaaagttttgacgggaaaaggagtggtaataatatgtagcctgatagattggaagacggaaggacaggggtcctgttaacttggagatcgaggacgggaccaCGGCTTCATGTGCATAATAGTATCCAATGCCTGAAGTGTTTCAacgtcgtactgactgagagcgggaaaaaggaattgaatgtttcgctgggcgttctttcttcatcttcgtcccacttgacacggcgcatacgcacagctgttgcagctgttgcgcgccgcgcagccggcagcagcagctactccgcaccacgtgaccacccccgtgcctggtcacgtgaccaaccacgcgaccacgggtggccacggtggccacgctgaaggcgcGAAGAGGTGGCGTACAAAATTTACAGGAGTCTTAATTAGATTACGTGTTCAGAATGCGATTGCATTGAAGTCCAAGGTCCGCCCGGCCAGCTTTTCCTCCTCTCTTATGGCTGAACGCCGCATACGCATACGCCAGCCTGTGCAGACGCCTACACTCCGTCAGCAGCGGCGTACTTCCGTTTTCGGCTCACCGCAAGGGGCGCCCCATACCCCGCCGCCCAGTCACCGAATGTTATGGCAGATGACGCTGGACACCGCCGGACGCCGCCAGGTTTTCTCTTTGACATGCTTTTAACACTTATTGCATTAATAAAATATGTGTATATGAAGAAAACAAAGGCGAACTAAGTGCCTCACGTCACGATGGACACATCAAACGTACCATGAGGAAAAGAATTAAGGAGGGAATTAGTGAAGGAACGGGGAAATGATGttgtataaaggagggaggactACGAGTTAAGttcgaccacctaaggatcttaGTGTACTGGCTTCTCACAGCTCATGGGCTtcctttgcgtttctcctccatcgaaatgcggccgccgcggtcgggattcgatcccgcatcCTCGCACTGGGCAGCCGAACGCCTTCACCACTTAACCACCGCGATAGGCAAATGAGGAGCGCAACGAACGGATAAGGTCACATTGCACCTGCACATTAAGTGTAAACAATATCGCAACTCGTCcaacagttaaaaaaaataaatcattaAGAAACGTTCCGAGACGTAGCTCACTACTAAACTATCAAGCATGAGGTGGCGTAAGAACATTTTCTTTTCACGACTTAAAATATGTAATTTCACGTTCATGGCAGAAAAAGCTATGAAATATTTCTTAATGTCGTTTATCTGGTAGAATTCGGGTGACAGATATTAAGCGTAGTTGGCAGAAATAAAGTACAATATAAATGAGCTGCCCCCGTCCGGACGTTGCTAGCGTATATTATACTCGGTGTTTCACgcaagattttacacaattttaaaaaataggctgtTTTAGTTAGAAtggtgcttttttcggcatagcattgtcagcggtgtattacatcagaatacagctaagacgtgttaactagcaggctggttaactaatgctgaatacttaactttttaaccattactgctaggctccttaattgttcagaggcgtgcagcccaccttAGTAATAtgcatatcagcttttagaatttcgaaaaacggttaccctcggcgctgtggctcaataaATTTAGGCTGCATCGCGCctaaatacatgtgctttcgagaagcttgctggCAAAGGAACCTCTCCACttcacgtaactcgtcgaaatagacgaaatttgttgggtcacagcgttgagggtaaccgcgtttcccAAATTCTAAAAATTTATATGGATATTGcttgcggtgggctacacgcctctcagtaattagggAGCCTAATGGCAATAATTAAAATATTTACTGTTCAAAATGAGTTAACCAtcatgctagttagcacgtcttagctgtactcTGGCACACAACACCGCGGACAATACTATGCCTAAAAAAGCACTCTTCTCACCAAaagagcctatttttgaaaattttgtaaaatcttaggtgaaacaccctgtatactggCAAATGCCTAGGCGACCCTAGCTCGAGTTGCCAGATTTAGCCTGAGGTACCTTGAAGGCAGGGGAACAGGAGTGTCCCGTTAGATTCACGAGTACAAGTAGACCGTGCAGAGTGTGACCTTGGGCGGTTGtcatttttatatttttgatGGATTTCTCCTATCCAGGGTTATGGAATATGCGATCAGACAAGCGGTATCACACCTTCTCCACACAATGGGTTCTGGATTGCGCGCAGAGACTGTAAATGGCCACACCATCTTAAGTAGACACCCCACAAGTTCTAAACAGCATATGACAGAACACTTATGACGCACGAAAGTTACGTCAGCCTCCAACATGAACGTTCTTTGCCTCAGAAGAAAACCCTCTTGTAGCTGCGGATATGAAAACAAATGTCCCCGTGGATATGCATAACACGCTACCTGGTGAGGCACTCGTCATTAGTGACGTCAGCGCCACGGAGGGTAACAACGACGCGGCAGTAACAGGACAGAATAAATTCAATGACCAATGCTCTACACGATACAAAGTACAGGGGGCCAATCGGGTTATATTTattcaattttccaattttttttgcgATTCTCGGACCTTCGTCTCTCTCGTAGCAAAGATTACAGCAGTAAAAGTTTAGAAAGTAgcgttgttgttttttattgTAGCCGCCTAAAATTTCGAGTGATTGGCGCTACTTATGGTGTCAGCGCATCGCggaatctgctgctttcaaatAGCGGAGCGCCCCCAGCATAGCATGACCGTGAAGAGGAGAAATCAGAACTTCGCTGCTCTGCGATTGCTAACACTCATCCTTTCGGCGTAGGTGACAGTATAGAGACAGCGGAACCATTCTGTACTTAGCTAATGAATTAAAAGACGTCGAGGCATGCAATGAAGTTGACCTTTTTTTTCTATGCAGAAGTGGACTTGTTTCTGAAAGCCATTTTTTGTAAGGAACGCTGTCATGTAAATATTTCATCTGAAGTTTAACTTGTATTATCATAATTACTGAGCCTGCAAACAAAGACCTAATATCTTTGTTGTACAAAAGCAGATTTTGCGAATTTGACATTAAAAACTTGTTCACTTTCTCTTTCATCTTTTACCGCACCGGAGATGACTGTACGACGGTGTTATTTGTATTAGTCAGCAACTACAACATGTGGCTTCAAACAAAATGCCGTTCTAAAATTATCCTAAAAAGTTACACTTTTTTTGCGAAATTGTGTTACATTTTAAGCATAAACAACCAAAATAGTTTTAAGTGCCGTGTCCCCCCTTCAACGCTTCGAAGCACGAGAGTTCAAGGCTATAGAACGCGTGGTGTTCTCCTGTATACGAAAGGAGGATGAGATCGAATGGAGAGGGTTTAGCTGTTTAATTCCCTGATTCTAATCTGAATATTTTTGCGAGCTCGATCTCCTGCCTTGCCTTGATGCCCGTAAGATAACACACACCCAAAGTTTAATGCCGTTCAGATTAGAGTGAGAGGCGAGGGGCATGTACAGGTGGCAGCTAACAATAAATTACCCCTTATTTTTCAGCACAGTTCATGGCTTTCAGTGGGCAGGACCAGTTGCTACAGACACATGTTTAATCCTGACCTATTCTCGAAATACAAAAATCCTGATTGGCACCGCTTGATAAGCACCAAGAATAAAACACAACAGGTCTGGGGTTCTGCTGACGAGAGTATAAAAGAGGATCGAACACCGCTCTCCAAGTATCATTTCTTCCAGCTACTCTCAGCCGCGAGAAATCAAGTCAACCATGATTGCCGTGAGTATACCAATTTTCTTACTCTGAGCAGCTCATGCAGCAATGTATTTGTCGTTCTCTAATTACTTGTGAATTGTTTTGTGGTGAAGGACCCGTAAGGCTATGACACGTCATAGCTCACGCCTTCTAAACACTGGGTGTTTTTCGAATTCTGCTCTGTGTTTTAACTTAAAACGTTTTTCTTAGCCATTGCACTCTAATGCATTTTTCTGAATGTTAAGGCTCTAGGTTCGTATATTTACGCAACACTGGCTAACAATCACAgaggttcgaatccctgccaaAATTGAGCTCATAATTGTAAAGTACAGAGGTTCTCGGTGGCTCTATCGATGCTCAACGCAAACAGCTTGCAGACTAACCATCTAAGTTGTGTGTGCATACTTTACCATTAAAACACAATTTTCAGCGCCATGTAAAGTCGTAGTGGGCATCAGACACCACGAGCAGTTCTGGGGCCCCGACTTTCTATATTGAATGCACACTCAACTTGTAATTATTTGTTCTTCTCTTCTGTACAATTCATTTTGTTCATTCTGCCATTCCGTTACCGTATGATCTCATTTTAACCACCTTATGCCCACTCAACATACCGCAATATGCCTCACAGGTCCTGTGCCTCTTCGCTCTGCTGGGCAACGCCCTCGCCGTGTACGTGCCCTCGTACGGCGTGCCAGTGGCCGGCTACCCCACAGTGCCGGTGGCGGGCTACCCCACTGTGCCGGTGGCGGGCTACCCAACCATTCCCGCTATCTCGACGGTGCACGCCACCCCCGTGGCAGCCGGTGTGGCCGGTGTCCACCGCGCGGTGCCGGTGACTCCAACCGTGCATAACGTGGAAACCCCGTACGGCTACCGCACCACGGGCGTCAGCTACAGCCACCGGGTCGAGCCCCAGCCCTTGCGCGTCGCCTACGGGTACGGCCTCACCCCGTACGGCCTGAAGTACGGCTACGGACTGGGCGCTTACGGATACACCCCCATCCTGAAGACGTGGTAAGCACCGctaaactgggctagttggtgatgtgTAGGCTTCTACAGAGATGAGCGCAGATGAAGTCACCAACTGGAAAGAAAGCAATCGTTGAATCTATCTGTGAAAAGAAAGTCTTTCCTATTAATAGTGGTGGTACACGCAGGGTTATGAAATGTAATGATACCGTTTTAAATGCGAGCGTAGATTCGGTAGAACGAGCTTAAGCAAAAGGGGTgaatgggtgggggggggggggtaggaaggGGGCTACAGGAGAAGTGCCCACGGGTGGTAAACGCAAGCTCATTTCTTACTGTTCCTTTTGTTTCTCTTTTCTTGTTTTACCTCCACCAGACGCTAAAtattatttagggtgaaatgcaaGAAGAAATGTTACTTTTGTGCTTAGCTGAAGGCGTGATGTCTTTTTCACCCTTAACGCATAGTTCTAAAAGTGACACATAAGTCACAAGCTAATGCAGTTTATCGAAATGCAGCGTGGTTCCTGGCGTGAAAGTGATAAGAATAAAAGGGATACtgttattgccccccccccccgccaccccAGTAGTAGCGTAAAACCAAATTATGTTTGTTATTTTTGGAAGCGCCGTGGCATCCATGAGCTGCCATGGAAGACAATTGCGTTCACTGTGGCGCAGCACGCTTCTTTGAGATGCTTAGGATTACATTGTAAATATATAATACCAAGTACCTTATTGTCATGAATAATGGACAAACAAGTACATTTTTTCACTTAGAGACCATTTAGGAAAGAAATATTCAGAAGCTTTCAGTGTCCTTGTCGCTATTGTGAAAGTCTTTTTTGTGCTTCTCTGCTTTAGCAATACAGTGCTGCAGTTAAAAATGTTTCGATTAAAGAAAATATCTTTCCTTACCTCGCAGAGGCGTCCAAGAGACCGAAGAAGCCCCGCGTCACAAGGCGCGCCTCCGAAGTGGTAGCCACAAGACCGTGATAACGCCATTGTTGACTTCTTAGGTTGTTtggaaaaaataaagtgaaaagaaagcaaacttacttttttcttgcttttcctcAGAATGCATGCTACGCCATGCGGTGTACTTTGCCGTGTGGTTTGTTCCCATTGCTTCTCTATCCACTTCACTTTTCTGGCTTGTGTCATGGACATCTTTTATTCGTACTCGCAATACtgtaacaaaaatattttttagcAAACGTTAAACTACAACGATGCCTCGTCAGGCACCTCCTTCTACACCACgatatcagcaaaaaaaaaatggagcaatagcTCAAATTATGCTTTGTTGCGCCGGTGCTCCTCACTTCCTGTGCTGCTCATGCAGGTAGTCATAGTTTGGTGCCCCAAAAAAAACTACATTTTCTTGACCTTCAGAGGTTTCAAAAGAAATACTTTTTCTTCTCATTAACAACTCATAGGGAATCGTCTTCTCCGTGGCTGCAAACTCGTCATTGACAGTAACCACCAAACTTCGTTATATAGAACGTTCATTAGTAACTTTTCATTACCATAGCTAGTTGTTAGCAAGATTTTCGCAATTACGTCCGCCGCAGCTGAGAACTTCCTTCTGTAGAGgttcttttttttcgaaaagctcatttttcagaatttttgaaagtgttttttgcAAAACCCTACATAGTATTGCGTGTATTTAGTTAATGCTTGAGTGCTTATTCCGCAAATATTTATTCCCGAAGGCAAACGGAAAGTGCAATGCCAAAATCTTATTTACCATTCCACTGCGCGTTAACTTGTACCGACGACGGTGGTTTGAAGAAAGGAGTGCAAGAAACGACTCATGAGAAGAGTGTATCTCTTTGTCGACGTGCTCATACGTAACCGGCAAAATGGACGGATCATGTAACACGCGGATTCTCCGGCAAAATGTCAGTCAAAACAAACCGCTCATCCCGAATTTCAGCAAAGCAGATCTCATAATTTGTAGAAGAACCGTCAAGATAGTTTAAAATGATTTATTTAACCGCGCAGAATCCCAAGTAGAGGTCGATATTTTTAGAAAAGAATTAGAGAAGAATGAGGGAATGTTATGTCCAGTTATAACCGCATCTGTTTCATGCTTTGTCGACGGGCAAACTTAGTATAGCTGACAGGTGGGCCGGCATGTTTTCTTCGGAACACGCAAACAGCACAGCAGGCCTAAGCATCGAATAACACGAAATTAAGCGGCCTCGTAAACCTAACACTGCACCGTTCCTACCGTCTCCAACGAGCCCGTCAGTCACTTGCACCATTATCTCCACTTCTACTCTTGGAGGTAATTATATCTTCTATAGGATGACGAACAAGGGGGTTGTAAAGCTACGCTCGAGGCCCATTGGGTCATATAAAAGCTCGACGCAGTTCATCGCATTCTCCACAATGCATGGTTGCTCTCGTATCGCACAAGCCAGGAAACGAACTTAATGCTATTTGGAAAAGATAATGACTCCTCGCACTGTCTTCTGCATCTTCTGAGCTTAGTTATTCTTGCAGTTAGTGTCTTCTTGCCACATCCAACTGCTACGCCAGCAGAAAATCCAAAATGTAACGAATGTCTGCTCAGCTGACGGGCAGATCTCTAAGGCCATGTTTTATTCCTAAGAGTGTGGCTCGCTGCAAACAGAGCGAGCCGCCCTCCACTACGTAAACTGACTTGGAGCCTCCGGAGGCTTTTTAATTTGCTCTTTTCTGAGCACTCAAAGCGGCCGTTGCACCATTGGCGCTTCCCAGCAGCTGCCCCTGCGTGAGTCTTTCCTAACGCAGGAAGCGCGGCGCACGTGTCAGACGTAATGGAGTGTTTAGATCTCACCACGTTGTTGGCCAAGACAAACTCgtctggttctttttttttccctcaactCGTGCTTTTCGAATACAAGATATCGAACGCTTTTTCGACATCCTATTATCTCTTTAGAAAGAAAACGAGACGTGGAAgtttatagaggtttaacgtcccaaaaccaccaaggctatgatggacgcctcagtgaaggtctccggaaatttcgaccacctggggttctttaacgcgcactgacatcgcacagtacacgggcctctagtaattcgcctccatcgaaattccaccgccgcggccgggatagaacccgcgtctttcgggtcagcagccgcgcgccgtaaccacttagccaccgcggcggctcgaaacATGGATGCAGTGGTATCAGAGCCGGTTACGGTGTGCATAAAATAAACGACATCGCGCGTTTCGCCAACGAGGAAAAACTAGCGCCTTTCACCGTGTCGCGTTGACGTGACTGATAACAGTGTGTTCTGTCAGGCTTACATCGGTGCGCTGAAAGCAATTCGCAAGAGCCATTCGCGCAGGCGAAAAGTGCAGAAATGCTTGAAGAACCGGTAAAACTAATCACAACTCCGTAATGCAATGAAAAGGCTACGCTGCAGCCTGGCACCGTTTCCTCGGGTGGCGACACACGCCCGCGGCGCACCGCTTGAAAGGGGCGCTGAAACGCCTTCCAAGGATAGCACATTaattcacttaatcactgcactgtgttgccataaAAACATGAGCCAAACAAttcacttctacacgcagcagacgacgcacaaTCACCCgtcaaagttgacgagcccttcccggcgacattttcatgctcgcaccctcctccttcccccgcatctgcgtagacaaggtgagaggtggccattggttagattctttcagacgtcaggcagctaccgtggccgcgaccaataagccgcttagctctggcgggtcgggaagctccgctcccagaggggggtcggcgaagaagcgcctaccttccagcgtgcaaaaagtgacgagaggagaaggaaaggcgcgaagacgcttaaattcaaattttaactacagataactcagcttctacaaagcgcatttaaaaaatccttgctggacacaattagtgaagcggcgtgcttcaatattccATGCATGCCGCACATTTATTAGAGCCTCGATCACAGCTCCTTTAAGAAGGCGATGAAAACGAAGTGTCATACTTTGCACAATCTGCCAGTTGGATCTTTTTTTTGTCTTATTGATTTATGCGTTTTACTCTCGACAGGTTCATTTTCCTTTAAACTGTCCTGTTCTTCGAACCGAGACAAGCCGGCAAATTAATGATTGTACACTGATGCATCTCTACTTTGTCTTAACTCCGTTGCGTGGCTCCTGAATGGTGTTTGATGTTGTAGGCTCGCAAAGCTCGTTCCTGAGGTGCCACCTCGAAGATAAAAATATCAGCACTAGGAAAAGCGGGCAGGAACACCGAAGTCTTCTTTAATAAAATCCGAGCAAATTTCCACAGCATGGAGCCCTAAAAGAGGACATCTGCTCCAAAGGGAACTGGCACCATCCGCTGCTAGAGGGGACTACCAAGGACCAGGCTTGGTTTAGTTTACACAAATTTAAATTGTAAATTGCAAATTCCGGGGTTTAATCTCCCGAATCGACTCatgggctacgagagacgccgtaattACAGCGAACTAGAAGTTCACTGCAGCTGTAATGAAGGGCTTCAGATTAATTCAGGCCGTGTTAGGTTCttgaacgtgcgctgacattccGCAACACATgggcgcgttttgcgtttcgcctccatcgaaacacaccCGCGGCGGAGCATTCAAGACGGTCTTCTGTTCAAAGCATCACCCAGAAAGCCATCCCTCTACACCTCCCTTTCCAtccagtgcagagtagcaagcAACAGAGTTGTAGCTCGCGCCGACCTCTCCGCCTCTGTGCAAACAAACCGCCCTCGTAATGAGAACACATGTCGCCTCTGAGGCTAATATCAACATGATCAGACTGCGTCTCAGGCGCAGCCACTTCAGCTATCCAGGGCCATTCACATTTCATTCTTACACTGTGGGAACTCGTCCcctttggtttgctttcccgcgatgcaccctacctagttaccttaactaacaaaaGAGGGAGCCTGCGTCGCAGAGACACGagcgccacggacggcgtgaTAGCTGCACGCGCGCGGGTGGAAAAGAACGGCAGGGGAACTCGACTTGCGCGGATGTTCTAGCGCGGCGCTCCGCCCTCCGCCAGTGGGGCGAGGCCTCGTGGTGGgatcattagagagttttagtttcacggacgtagaggcttcacgtacgtatagctcttacgggtgaccagtgcgcatgcgcagaacgcaaagggtatacGCGAGTCTCACCTACGTACGTGAGATTCTGATTTTTGCATTGCGGTCTcagcgttgcttgcgtacgttaGCGCTGACAAAAATGGCGGctccctgcccgccgcttcacagcgataacagctgcGTCGCTAATCCATCGACGAGACATCGTGTtataaactgctgtattcgccttcaatttgcccattcttaccctcgcataaggtttcaagcggcaaagagcttttgtttttcagacagaagggcgatttttcagctgttaagacTGATGAAGCAGCactccgacgcagttcgactggcttgacTTTGACTCGtattgtcttagagtggctacagcagtgtcttcatctgtcagaGGAAGAACGCGCGGCGTATGTCGCgcacgtgcaactaaaaggggtTGAAactacatgcgcgtatgctacgtagacttctcacgtttgcgtacgtgaactctgtacgtacgtgaaactaaaactctctattctCCCACCAGCTCGTCCTGTTTGGCCTAAGGAGTTtctcccttgccctagcgcgagCGAAAGTTCTCTTGTAAccgtgctggtgagtcggacgacctcgattccttcgCATAATTGCTGCCAGcaggcgttattgttgttgtagcaataaatgcctgtttgtctCAGCCAGGGTGTggtcgttcctttgtttccttcagagcaaggcccaccgtTCGCGAACACGGGGTGGCGTgcgggcggttttgaactgtgtcagccgcggttacgAGGGGAGAACATATTTATTCCTCCTATCACCACCAAACCACGCACAGCTCTGGGCCTGACATACttaacaattctgaacaaaagcatttttttagcGGGAGAAAGTTCATGAACggaattttttcatatatatttagatttcactatagcaaccAACAGGTCCggagatctcccgtcggcaggcttgcatttttcgcTATTAATGTTTTTGTTGATATCAAATACGTtcccattttttttctgtggcagtctcaACTGCctaatgcgagcgatggaaatttttgcgagaaatattttgctacgcatcggaagaatggactatataccttcaatatttctatagcaGTCCCTTGCAATATTTGAATATTCAAAAtctttgtccaagaatgttggacatgataaTACAAAGATTATGTTCATTTGTTCTCAAAATTCAATCGATTTTTCTATTCAGTATCAGCTCAGGTAATGCAGCGCTCCCGCTAACGCCAGACTATGCTATTGGTGCGATGGATGCCCTCCACTATAGCCGTCTTCATAGAGAGGccgaagggcgccgccatattggaaaCTGGGATATGCTCGTAGAACGGCAGAGAGCTGGCGACTAAGACCCAACTGCTCTACCCACTGCCCAGAAACCCGGTTTCTCCAAGAGAGCTTGCAGGATGATGAATTTATGGAGAGCGGTAAGTAGGTAATCGATCTTTACGCAGTTTGGTGTTTGGAAATTAATCGCTGACCCCTTTGCGAgctaagaaagagagagaaatctTTTTATTAAATATATGTATGCCATCTGTACAGGGCATTCCTAGTGACTCAAAAGCTGGAAATTAAGTGCTCGCTCTCTCTCGTTCTCCTAGTCCAAGATTACTTCTGCGAGTATCCACTCTTGCCATGACGAGAAGTCAATATGGAGGCGTGGAGGACTAGGAGAATGGGGTGATGTCTAGCAGTTGTTTCGTACACCAGGATAGTGCGCCACAGTGAGGACATTTGTCAGTTCCTCGAGATTGGGTCCGTGAATGGAGGGATGATTGAACGTATGTTTGCGCTCACCGTACGAAAATTGTCGTTATGACTGATTGACCTTTACTAAAAGCGAAAGATGGCAGAAGAGGTTGTTGGGCGGACCTCCTAGCCCGGCCGTTCGTTGGTCGCGGCCGGCGCGCAGGCCCTCGCTACCAATCCTTGCTGGTGTTCAGGGTCATCGCTGAGCAGAACGGCCTCCCATGGTTATTTGGAAGGGTTGGAATGGGGTCTAGTTAGAGACTGAACtggcatgcccagaccatgtggtaCAGATTAGCTACCTCTCCACAGTGTGGGCAATGCGGGCTGTGTGGCGTCGGGTACCCCAGATACAGTTTAGGTGGTGCGGGGGAAGTGTTTGTCTGCAGACGTCAGACTATGTGTTCCTCTGCCTTGCTAAGTGCTTTGTTTGTGGCGGGGTAGATTTCGGTTAACTCCATAATTTGCCACTCGGCGCGCAAGGGTGGAAGAAGACGAGGAGTATGCTCGCAGAGGCTGACCACGCGCCCGATTCCGCGTTCGCCGATCAGAAGAAGCTACGATTCGGCCATCGTCACCTGTGTCTTCCGGCATGCACAAGGAAGAGAAGGGCAGCGAGTTGACCGGCAGCAGCAAGTGGTCTCGGGGGAGCGACCGCCGCAAGAAGCCTCTCCGCCACCGGTCGCAGCGCAGGAGCGCCGACGAAGCCGAGAGGGGTCAGGCGGAGCGGACGCAGGCCACGACCAAGGAGGCATCCCAGGCCAAGGCCAACGAGGCATCCACGGCTTCCACGGCTACCACTCAGCAGGTACCGAACCGATTAATGAGTACTCGTACGTTCCAGGGCAGCAACGCCACCTTATACATGAGGCATGGCGTATGGTGGAGGAAAACTTGAGGTCTGCCATTTAATTTCGGCCTCTTAGAGTTCTAGCCTACGAACTACAAGGAAggggacccaccgcggtggctcagtgcttagggcgctctgctactgagccAGAGTCCGCGGGCTCgaaccggccgcggcggcagcatttcgatggaggcgaaacgcaaaggcggccgtgtgctgtgcgatgtcagtgcacgttaaagattcccaggtagtcaaaattattctggagccctccactacagcacctctttcttctttcactcctaccttccacccttcccttacggcatggttcgggtgtccgccgagctgcgagacaattactgcgtcttttcttttcctcgaaaattattattttatttagcCAATCGGAACTTGTAGCCGGCGATATCATAATAAAATCGCAGGTTATGATTCGATAACCGAAGTTAAGGAGCATTGGTTCGTATCATTATCTGAATGGAAGACTACCTGGGAACACCAAGTGCACATGGCTCTTCTTATGCCCTTTCACCTTGAGTTCGTCTGGTACGACAAACCACCAAATTTAATTCAATTGGTGCTGCACAATAGCAGAACGCCTCTCGCTAAAAGCGAAACACAGGTCTGACAAGCATTTGGGTATCTAATTGATCCTTGAA
Protein-coding sequences here:
- the LOC144119786 gene encoding uncharacterized protein LOC144119786, with the protein product MIAVLCLFALLGNALAVYVPSYGVPVAGYPTVPVAGYPTVPVAGYPTIPAISTVHATPVAAGVAGVHRAVPVTPTVHNVETPYGYRTTGVSYSHRVEPQPLRVAYGYGLTPYGLKYGYGLGAYGYTPILKT